AGACCGAAAGATCAAAGAGTAATAATACTGTAATAGAAAATATACTTACCTATAATAGGGAATTTGGTAAAAACAATCTTTTCGTTACAGCTGTTGCGAGTTATGAAAATAGCAGCTATTCTTCTAATGAAATGGAAGCTAATGGATTCCCTCACGATTTTCTTAAATGGTACTCTTCAGCACAAGCTGTTCAGGTTGTTCCGGATTTCTCATATAATAAAACCGTGCTAATGTCACAAATGCTAAGGTTGAACTATGTATATGATAATAAATATCTAGCCACATTAACAGGCAGAAGAGATGGTTATTCAGGATTTGGGTCTAATTCAAAATGGGGTCTGTTTCCTTCAGCTGCATTAGGATGGAATATGCATAATGAAGAATTTTTTCCATGGAAAGAAACATTCAGTGAATTAAAATTAAGAGCTTCATATGGTCTTAACGGAAACCAGGCAGTAGGTGCATATCAGTCAATATCAAGACTTTCTGAATACAATATGGTTTCTAACAAACAGACTGTTGCAGGGTATATACCCAGTCGACTTGGACAAGAAAATCTAGGTTGGGAATCATCAAAAACATTCAATCTTGGGTTAGATTTTGGACTTTACAGGAATAGAATTGTTGGTAATTTAAACTGGTTTAAGACCAATACTACAGACCTGTTATTAAACAGAAGTATTTCTGCTGTTCATGGAATCACATCAATTACTCAAAATATTGGAGAAACTGCAAACAGAGGTTTAGAGCTATTTATCCAGTCAAGAAATATTGTTAATTCAGATTTTACCTGGTCAACCTCAGGTAATATAGCATATAATGATAATAAGATATTATCCTTATATGGAGAAATAGATGAATCCGGAAATGAGATCGATGATGTGGCAAATGCGTGGTTTATAGGGAAACCCATACGAGTAAATTACGACTTTGTTTGGGGTGGAACATGGCAGCAGAGTGAAGCTGACGAAGCAACTGCATGGGGTACAAAACCTGGCTTTGTTAAACTAAAAGACTTTAATAATGATGGAGTGTTAGGTGCAGAAGACAAGAGAATTCAAGGTCAGCGTGATCCGAAAGTGATTTGGGGCTTGTCTAATAATTTTGGATATAAAGGTTTTAACCTGAATATATTTATACATGGAGTACACGGAGTAACCAAAGAAAACACGTTGATGACCGACGAAACATGGGCAGATGTAAGAAGAAATACAATAAATAAAAACTGGTGGACACCTGAGAATCCAACTAATGATTGGGTAACCAATGAACTGAATGCAGAAAGGATGTCTGGTATATTAGGAGTGATATATGAGAAAGCCGATTTTATCAGAGTAAAAGATATATCTCTCTCTTACACATTGCCAAAGAGTGTGCTTAACAGAAGTTTAGTGGATAATATGAGGTTTTTCATTACTGGTAGGAATTTAGCAACATTTACCAAGTGGAGAGGATTAGATCCTGAACTTGATAGCCAAAGACAAGTCCCTCTGCAAAGAGAGTTTGTATTTGGACTAAATTTTGATTTTTAAGTACAAGTTTTTTTATTAAAAATTAGAAATTATGAAAAAAAATATATTTAAAATATCCATTATAATAATTTCATTAATAACTATTTCATCATGTAATGATGACTTATTAATGGAAAAACCTCCTCATCTAATTACTTCTGAGACTTTATATACAAATTATGCAGGGTTTGATGCCGGGTTGAATGGCCTTTATGCTCAAGTTAGAAGAGAAAGAGAGGAGTCGTTTGGCAGCCACTCAATGATGGGAAGTATGTTTATGTTTGGAACCGATAATGCTACAGTTAATCACCAGGATATTGGGTATATAATGACCGCAATGCTTTGGAAAAATAACAATAACCCGTTCAATGAAGAAAATGAAAATGTATTTATCTGGTTATATAATGTGATTAATGCAGCAAATACAATTATTAATCAGGCAGAAAAAGAGGATGTTGACTGGTCTGGTGGTAATCAATCAGAAGAACTGAACAAAGCTCGGGTAATTGCAGAAGCTCGTGCAATCAGGGCTTGGGCTTATAGGCATCTGTCTTTCGGGTGGGGTGATGTTCCGTTAACTCTGGTTGAATCATCAGGTTCTACAATAAAGACTGACTGGGAGAGGACTTCTGTAGATGAAGTAAGAAATCAAATTATAGAGGATTTGTTAAGTGCAGAACCCTATATTGAAGTTGAGCCATCGGTAAGAGGAAGAATCTCAAAAGGAGCAGTGCAGCACTATCTTGCAGAAATGTATTTAACTATAGGTCAACCTGATAAGGCTTTGCAATGGGCAAATGCTGCAATTAATACTCCTGAGTATAAGTTGGTTACACAAAGATATGGTGTAAGAAGCTCACAACCGGGAGTTCCTTATATGGACATGTTCTGGGAAGGAAATACTAATCGTGAGGAAGGAAATACTGAAGCTTTGTGGGTTTTCCAGTTTGCACTTAAAGTAACAGGTGGAGGAGAATGTATGATTCGGAGAATTCACTTGAGCAGATTCTGGAATTTATCAGTTAATGGTGTCAGACCGTTAGTTCATACTTATGAGCGTGGAGGATTAGGGTACTCCAGATTTACTTTCACTAAATGGGCACTTGATAATTATGAACCGCAGGATGATAGATTCTCGCATCATGCAATCAGAAAATTCTATATTCTGGGTGATGCTGAGACTAATGCTCCCTATCCTGCAGACAACCTCCCTCCAGGATATAACTATGGTGATACCATATGGTGTTCATGGGATCCGGATATAACATATGAAACAAGGGCAAGGTTTGATTGGCCATTCTCAAGGAAAGCTGAAGGTGTAGACCCGGAAAATATGAATGAAAGATATATGAATACGGATCAGGTTTATCTTCGACTTGCAGACACATATTTATTAAAAGCTGAAGCTGAATATAAATTAGGCAGAATTGAAGATGCTGCAAATACAATTAATATAATTAGAAGACGCTCTAATGCAAGTGAAATTACTGCTGATCAGGTTGATATAGATTTTATACTGGATGAGAGGTCACGTGAACTATTTCTTGAGGAACATCGTAGATGGACTTTACTGAGAACAGGAAAATTCCTTGAACGTACAATGGCATATAATAATAATGGAGGGCAGAATCTTTCGCCGAGGGATACTTTATATCCAATTCCTCAGTCTGTGATTGATGCAAACCTCACGAAGGAGATGCCACAGAACCCTGGTTTTTAATATAATTATGAATTAAAATAAATGTAAATAATAATATCTATGAATAATATTATTGGTATTGATATTGGTGGAACATCTATTGTAGGTGGTAAGATTGAGGGGAACTCAATAGTTGAGCAATTATATATGAGTTCAAATGCTGCAATTGGCGGAGAGGTAACTTTAGGCGTTGTGAAAAAGGTAATTGAGTCATTATTGGATTCCAATACAAGAGCCATCGGAATAGGGGTTCCCAGTGTAGTAGACAGGGAAAAGGGAATAGTTTATAATGTACAGAATATTAAAAATTGGGATGAGGTTTTTTTAAAGGATATACTGGAGTCTGAATTTAAATTGCCTGTTTATATAGACAATGATGCAAATTGTTTTGCTTATGGAGAAAAAGTATTTGGTCAAGGCCATGAATTCGAAAACTTTGTAGGTATTACATTGGGAACCGGTGTAGGTGGAGGTATTATTCAAAACAGCCACCTTTTAAAAGATTCAAATTGTGGTTCCGGTGAATTCGGAGAAATACCATACTTGGATTCAATCCTTGAAGATTATTGTGGAAGTAGATTTTTTCTTCGTACTGCAAATCAGCCGGCTCATGAACTCGCTATACGTGCAATGAATGGTGATTCTGAAGCAATTGAAATTTACAATTTATATGGGCAACATATTTCAGTACTTATTAAAATCATACTTCTGATCATTGACCCTCAGGCAATTATTTTTGGAGGATCAATTGCAAAATCTTTTGATCTTTTTAAAGATATAATGTTTAAAAATTTAAAAGATTTTCCATATCCTAAAACAGTTGATAAAATCAAGATACTAACTTCTGATCTTGAGAATATTGGTGTATTGGGAGCAGGTGCTTTGTGCATAGAATAGAAATGAGAGTTTTGAATTAATTAAAATTTATAAGCTAAGTATGAAAAGAATTATTCTAACAGTGCTATTTATAACCAGCGTAGTGTTAATGTATGCACAAGGCAGGTTAATAACAGGGAGTGTGGTGGATGATGCAAATTTGCCACTACCGGGGGTAAGTGTAATTGTAAAAGGTACAACTATCGGAACGGTTACAGATATTGACGGACTTTTCAGTCTTAATTTATCTGATGTAAATGAGAATGATGTACTTGTGTTTAGTTCAATAGGTTTTATTCAACAAGAACATAGAATTGGTAACAATTCCAGTTTTGCAATAGTTTTACTGGAAGACAGGAAGCTACTTGATGAGGTTGTGGTTGTTGGATACGGAACTATGAAGAAAGCTGTTGTTACCGGTGCAACTGTTCATGTTAGCGGTGATAATGTGGTTCAGCAGAATCGAACAAACATTATGGCTGCATTACAGGGTCAGATGCCGGGAGTAAATATTTCACAAAATTCGGGTATGCCTGGAGAAGGATATAGTGTTGTTATACGTGGTATGGGTACCATAAATTCTTATAGTCCTCTATATGTAATTGATGGAGTCCCCGGAGGTAATCCTTCAACTATAAATCCCTCTGATATTGAATCAATTGACGTTTTAAAAGATGCAGCTTCTGCTGCAATTTATGGTGCACGTGCTGCAAATGGTGTAATACTTATAACCACACGTCAGGGAAATGAAGGTAAAACTGTTATCTCATACGATGGATATTATGGTATCCAGAATGTAACAAAAAGACCTCAGCTTGCTGATGCCAAACAGTATATGGAGCTTATAGATGAATCACGTGTTAATAGTGGTTTGGCTCCTCATAATTGGGAACAGAGAATTCCTGTACAGTATCCATTAATAATGAATGGTAGCTGGAAAGGAACTAACTGGTTTAACGAAATGGTTAATGATAACGCTCCTGTTGTAAATCATGCTTTAAATGCTTCAGGAGGTAATAGTATGTCAACCTATACAATTGGTGGAACTTATTCAAAACATGAAGGTGTTCTTGGTAATCCTGTGCCCATTAAAGATGAGAGATACACAGTAAGGGTTAATTCTTCACATCTTGCATTCAGAAAAGGTGATTTGGAGGTATTGAAGATTGGTGAAAACCTTTCATTCAGTTATAATGAAACTCAGGGTATCGGTATTGGTAACCAATACTCAAATGATGTTCGCAACGTATTGACTGTTACTCCTTTATTGCCAATGTATAATAGTAATGGTGATCTTTATCTTGAAGCAGATAAGGTTGCTGATAACTGGACACACTATGGTCCTGCAGGTAATCCAATTGCAACAATGCTTTATACTCGTGGAAATAATATAGAGCAAAGATTTAATTTAAGATTCAATACTTTTATTGATTTACAGCCAATTAAAGACTTAAAATTCAGGAGTTTATTTGGATATAACTTTTCAGCAGGAGCAGATAGAAGCTATCAGCCAACAATAAATGTTGCTTCTGATATCAGATTGGTTGATAATGTGGAACAGAGTGCAAATTCTCAACAGGGATGGACATGGGAGAATACATTAAGCTACTCAACTGTTTTTGAAGATGATCATAATATGGATTTCCTTATTGGTACTTCAATGGAGAAATCGGGTATTGGTCAATCAATGAGTGCAAACAACAGAACATCTACATTCCCTGGTCTTTGGGATTATGCATGGTTGTCTAACACTGCTGCTACTACTGTTAATACAATTGTAAGTGGTGCTCCTTATGAGAGATCAATGATGCAGTCATTCTTCGGACGTGCTAATTATAACTTCCAGGAAAAATATCTGGCTACAGTAATCATGCGTGCAGATGGTTCTTCAACATTTGCCCGTGGAAACAGATGGGGTTACTTTCCTTCAGTATCTGCCGGCTGGGTAATTTCAAATGAACCATTCATGGAATCGTTCTCTTCAGCATTGCAACATCTGAAATTAAGAGCTAGTTGGGGACAGAATGGTAATAACAGAGTAAGTAACTTCCAGTATCTTGGAACATTTTCTCAAAGCAAGCACTACTATTTTGGAGATACCAAGACTACAAGAACAACAGGAGCTTATAAAGATGTGGTTCCAAATCCTGAAATTAAATGGGAAACATCTGAACAGCTGAACGTTGGTTTGGACGCTTATTTCTTTAAGAGTCGTCTGGCTGTAGCATTGGACTGGTACAATAAAACAACCAAAGACTGGTTAGTAAGAGCTCCAATATTGGCATCAATAGGAACGGGTGCACCATATATAAATGGTGGTGATATAAGAAACAGAGGGGTTGAGCTTGGATTAAACTGGAATGACAGAATCAACAAAGATTTCAATTATGGTGCAAGCTTCAACTTAACTTACAATAAAAATGAGGTAACACATATTGCAAATGAGGAGGGAATAATTAACGGCAGTTCAGGAGTACTGATGGCAACAACAGATATTATTAATCGTGTACAGGTAGGTTATCCGATTGGTTATTTCTATGGTTTCGAAACTGCAGGTATTTTCCAGACTGAGGCTGAGATAGAAGCTGCAAAAGCAAAATTAAGTGGAGCACAACCTGGTGATGTGATTTTTGTTGACAGGAATAATGACGGAGCTATCGATAATGATGACAAGACTATGATTGGTGATCCAAGACCGGATTTCATAACAGGTATGAATTTTTATGTTGGATATAAAGGTTTCGATTTATCTGTAAGTGCTACAGGTGCTTTTGGTCACCAGATAATGAAAACTTACAGACGCTGGGCAGACCGTCCTGAAGAAAACTTCACCCTTGACGCTTATGACAGATGGACAGGACCAGGTACTTCAAATAGAATACCTAGGTTAACGTATAACCCTCATGCAAATCGTAACTATATCTCTGATCTATATATCGAAGATGCAGATTATGTTAAAATTCAAAATATTACATTAGGATATGATTTTGCAAGATTACTGAAAGGTCAGCAATTTTCTCAGATACGTTTATTCATGACTGCACAGAACTTCTTTACAATTACAGGTTATTCTGGTTTGGATCCTGAAGTTGGTTATGGACAGACAAGTTGGGCATCTGGTATTGATATAGGTTTCTATCCAAGTGCAAAGACACTGATTTTTGGCCTCAATGTTAAATTTTAATCGTTAAACAATTATGAAAAAGTTAATAATATTTTTAGTAGCAATCACTTCTTTAATGTGGAGTTGCGAGGATTTTCTGGACAACAAAAACTATACAAAGCAGGATGATAACAGTTTCCCTTTGACAGTTGAGGAAGCTAATCAACTCGTAGTGGGAGTTTACAACACTTTAAATGAAGAAATAAGTTCATACGATAATTCATCATTCTTCTTTAATGAACTGGCATCTGATGAGCGCTTTGGTGGAGGTGGAACAGATAACTTCAACTGGCAGGCTACCAGTAAATTATTGAATTATGGTCCTGATTATTTCCTCGGTTTCTGGTCAAACAGATATCAGGGTATTTTCAGAGCAAATGTAGCTTTGGAAAAATTTGAAAATATTCCATGGGAAAACGATAAGCAAAAAAATACCGCTTACGGTGAAGTACATTTCTTCAGGGGATATTACTATTTTACTTTGGTGCAGTTTTTTGAAAATGTTCCATTAATTCTGAATTCATTGTCAGGAAACGAACCACAGGCACCTGTTGATGATGTTTATGCCCAGATTGCTTTTGACTTGAAAAAAGCCATTGAACTGTTCCCTAATGATCCATATTCATCTTATGAAAAAGGTCGTGTAACAAAATGGGCTGCAGAAGCGATTATGGCTAGGGTATTTTTATTCTATACAGGGTTTTATAATAAAACCGAATTGCCTCTTGCTGGTGGCGGTTCTATTACAAAATCTCAGGTAGTTGCATGGTTGGATGATTGTATTGCAAACAGCGGACATGACCTTGTTCCTGATTATCGTAATTTATGGCCATATACTAACGAGTTTACAGTGGAGCATTATCATTACACACAAGGTCTGGGTCTGCGTTGGGCAGGTGAAAGCAACCAAGAGGTGGTTTTTGCAACTAAATGTGCAAATGGATCAGGATTCAGAAATGGTCTTTGTCTTGCTATGACTGTTCGACGTCCTCATGGTGAAAGTAAATTCCCATTCCCATTTACAAGAGGTTATGGAGCAGGTCCTATCAGTCCGGTTATGGTTCAGCAATGGGAAGAATTGGAACCAAATGATATGCGCCGTTCAGCTTCAATTTGGCATGCAGATGAATATGGTGATCAGTATCAGTGGGGTGGTGATAACCAGGCTGAAGAGACCGGTTGGTGGCAAAAGAAATATATGGGAATTGCTTCCAGAACTGAAGATGGTACTTATCAGCATTCATATAATGTACCTATGTATGGCTTAAGTGTTTCATCAGCAACCTCTACAGGTGCATTTACCCAGGATTTGGTTCATATACGTTTTGCAGATGTTTTATTGATGCATTCTGAATTAACAGAAACTACAACTGGTATTAATAGAGTAAGAAGTCGTGCAAATTTAGACCCGATTGGTGCTTATACATTACAAGCACTTAAAAATGAACGTCGTTTTGAACTTGCATTCGAAAATACCCGTTATAATGATATCAGAAGATGGGGTGATGCTGAGAGTTTGTTGGAAGGACAGATTGGTTTGCCTATTAAGACTACTGCCCTTGATGCTGTAATAACACATCAGATAGGTTTCGGTGCACGTTATCGTGCAACCAGAGGTTTCTTCCCAATACCTCAATCACAGATCAGACTTTCAAATAATGTTCTTATTCAGAATCCTGGATGGGGAACTCCTGAAGTGGAATTTACAGGATTATAAACAATAAAGAATCAAACCTTTTTGATAGAGTCAAAGAGGTTTGATTTGATAGTAAACAAAAAAATAAAAATCACAAAAATTAAACGTCATGAAAGTTAAATTATTTACTTCGTTATTTGTATTACTTTTATATATAGGTACAACTTTTGGTCAACAAAAAGTTTTTGAAGGTAAAGAGTCAACATACAAAAATGATCAATTTCATAAAGTTGAAACATATTCACACAAATTTAAATCTAAAAGACCTAAGAATGTAATCGTAATGATTGGTGATGGAATGGGAGTTGCACAACTGTTTGCTGGTGCAACTGCGAATAAGGGTAAACTGAATCTGGATAATTTTAAACATGTAGGATTTTCCAGAACCCAGTCAGCTAACCGTTATGTTACAGATTCGGGTGCCGGTGGAACTGCGATTGCTATAGGTAGGAAAACAAATAATTCATCAGTGGGTGTTGATGCAGACGGTAATCCAGTACCATCAGTTTTGAAAATTGCTCAGCAGAATGGTTTGGCAACCGGTGTTGTGGTAACTACAAGTATACTTGATGCAACACCTGCAGATTTTGTGGCACATGTTCCTAAGAGAGATATGATGCCTGAGATTGCAAGCCAGTTCGTAACGTCGGGATTAGATGTATTTATAGGAGGTGGTATTGAACATTTCACTGATAGAGAGGATCAGAGAAATCTTTTGGAGGAATTATCCCAAAAAGGTTATCAGGTTTATGATAATATCGAGGCAATTAAATCAGTAAAAGAGGGTAAACTGGCAGGTTTTCTAAAAGAAAACAGAGTAAGTGAAAGGGGAAATCAACTTGAAGAGACAACTGAGGTTACTTTGAATATTCTGGATGATCACAAAAAGGGATTCTTCTTAATGGTTGAAGCATCTGAAATAGATGGTGGAGGTCATGAAAATGATATTCAATATACTATAGAGGAGATGCTTGATTTTGATAGAACAATAGGAAAAGTTTTAGAGTTTGCTGAAAAAGATGGGAGGACATTGGTGATTGTGACTGCTGACCATGAGACAGGTGGGCTAACTTTAACCGGTGGTGATATGCAAACAGGCGAAGTGACAGGACGATTCACCACCAGAGGTCACACAGGTGTAATGGTTCCGGTATTTGCTTATGGACCCGGAGCAGAGAATTTTACAGGTATTAATGAAAACACATCTTTTTATTCTAAGATATTAAATGTATTACGTCTAAAAGAATAACTTAATTTATTAACATGAATCATCACTTTTTAAAAAAGAGTTTGGCTCTCTTGTTGTTATCAATGACATTCTTGGGATGTTCGCAAAAAGAGAAGCCTTTCTCTTTGCGTTTGACAGACTGGAAAATTGCTCCGGCTATAACTGCAAAGACGCCAGCATTAAAAGAAATTGCTATTTCTGATTCGGATGAAATTGTAAAATCTGCTGATTATCCTACTGAAGATTGGATACAAGCAGTTGTACCCGGAACTGTATTAGGCAACCTTGTGGATAACGGTATTTATGATTATCTATTTGAACCTGATAATGATGGAGAAATAAATGAATATTTTGGCAGTAATTTATCCAAAATTCCGGAAGATGATTTTGATAATCAGTGGTGGTATTCAACTGATTTTACTGTTCCATCGAGTGAAGCAGGAAGAAGAATAACCATTACGTTCAGAGGCATAAGTTATATTGGTGAAATTTATGTAAATGGTACGAAAGTAGTAAACAAATATATAAATATTACGGATGAGGACTTTCTGAAGAATGGACCTACTTTAATAGATCCGGAAGCTGAAATTACTGACTATGAAACTGAAGGGGCTGGAAGTCTTACAGGAGTTTCGGATTTTGAAGATTACAAGTCGAAGTTTATAGGTACAATGCGTACTTATGATATTGATATTACTGATCTGATTGAAACCGGTAAATCAAAAAACAATATCAAAGTAAAGGTTACCAAACCTTACTATAGAGACGATTTAACTTATTATTGGGTTGACTGGAATCCTAAACCTGCTGATTCAATGATGGGGCTAACTGGGGAAGTGCTTTTGCACTCTTCGGGCAGTGCAAGACTGTCTAATCCTGCTGTTGTATCAAAAGTGAGCTTAGATCATAAACAGGCTAATCTGAATTTATATGTCGATGTAAGCAACTTTACATCTACTGCTGTGACTGGTAAGTTAAAGGCAACAATTAAAGATCCTGATGGAAATATTGTTGCAACAATAGAAAAAGATGGTATAAATGTAGCTGGTGATGCATATAATAAAGAGATTGAATTGCATGCATCGGTTTATCAGGAACTAAATATTGCT
This window of the Lascolabacillus massiliensis genome carries:
- a CDS encoding RagB/SusD family nutrient uptake outer membrane protein, coding for MKKLIIFLVAITSLMWSCEDFLDNKNYTKQDDNSFPLTVEEANQLVVGVYNTLNEEISSYDNSSFFFNELASDERFGGGGTDNFNWQATSKLLNYGPDYFLGFWSNRYQGIFRANVALEKFENIPWENDKQKNTAYGEVHFFRGYYYFTLVQFFENVPLILNSLSGNEPQAPVDDVYAQIAFDLKKAIELFPNDPYSSYEKGRVTKWAAEAIMARVFLFYTGFYNKTELPLAGGGSITKSQVVAWLDDCIANSGHDLVPDYRNLWPYTNEFTVEHYHYTQGLGLRWAGESNQEVVFATKCANGSGFRNGLCLAMTVRRPHGESKFPFPFTRGYGAGPISPVMVQQWEELEPNDMRRSASIWHADEYGDQYQWGGDNQAEETGWWQKKYMGIASRTEDGTYQHSYNVPMYGLSVSSATSTGAFTQDLVHIRFADVLLMHSELTETTTGINRVRSRANLDPIGAYTLQALKNERRFELAFENTRYNDIRRWGDAESLLEGQIGLPIKTTALDAVITHQIGFGARYRATRGFFPIPQSQIRLSNNVLIQNPGWGTPEVEFTGL
- a CDS encoding alkaline phosphatase → MKVKLFTSLFVLLLYIGTTFGQQKVFEGKESTYKNDQFHKVETYSHKFKSKRPKNVIVMIGDGMGVAQLFAGATANKGKLNLDNFKHVGFSRTQSANRYVTDSGAGGTAIAIGRKTNNSSVGVDADGNPVPSVLKIAQQNGLATGVVVTTSILDATPADFVAHVPKRDMMPEIASQFVTSGLDVFIGGGIEHFTDREDQRNLLEELSQKGYQVYDNIEAIKSVKEGKLAGFLKENRVSERGNQLEETTEVTLNILDDHKKGFFLMVEASEIDGGGHENDIQYTIEEMLDFDRTIGKVLEFAEKDGRTLVIVTADHETGGLTLTGGDMQTGEVTGRFTTRGHTGVMVPVFAYGPGAENFTGINENTSFYSKILNVLRLKE
- a CDS encoding SusC/RagA family TonB-linked outer membrane protein, which produces MKRIILTVLFITSVVLMYAQGRLITGSVVDDANLPLPGVSVIVKGTTIGTVTDIDGLFSLNLSDVNENDVLVFSSIGFIQQEHRIGNNSSFAIVLLEDRKLLDEVVVVGYGTMKKAVVTGATVHVSGDNVVQQNRTNIMAALQGQMPGVNISQNSGMPGEGYSVVIRGMGTINSYSPLYVIDGVPGGNPSTINPSDIESIDVLKDAASAAIYGARAANGVILITTRQGNEGKTVISYDGYYGIQNVTKRPQLADAKQYMELIDESRVNSGLAPHNWEQRIPVQYPLIMNGSWKGTNWFNEMVNDNAPVVNHALNASGGNSMSTYTIGGTYSKHEGVLGNPVPIKDERYTVRVNSSHLAFRKGDLEVLKIGENLSFSYNETQGIGIGNQYSNDVRNVLTVTPLLPMYNSNGDLYLEADKVADNWTHYGPAGNPIATMLYTRGNNIEQRFNLRFNTFIDLQPIKDLKFRSLFGYNFSAGADRSYQPTINVASDIRLVDNVEQSANSQQGWTWENTLSYSTVFEDDHNMDFLIGTSMEKSGIGQSMSANNRTSTFPGLWDYAWLSNTAATTVNTIVSGAPYERSMMQSFFGRANYNFQEKYLATVIMRADGSSTFARGNRWGYFPSVSAGWVISNEPFMESFSSALQHLKLRASWGQNGNNRVSNFQYLGTFSQSKHYYFGDTKTTRTTGAYKDVVPNPEIKWETSEQLNVGLDAYFFKSRLAVALDWYNKTTKDWLVRAPILASIGTGAPYINGGDIRNRGVELGLNWNDRINKDFNYGASFNLTYNKNEVTHIANEEGIINGSSGVLMATTDIINRVQVGYPIGYFYGFETAGIFQTEAEIEAAKAKLSGAQPGDVIFVDRNNDGAIDNDDKTMIGDPRPDFITGMNFYVGYKGFDLSVSATGAFGHQIMKTYRRWADRPEENFTLDAYDRWTGPGTSNRIPRLTYNPHANRNYISDLYIEDADYVKIQNITLGYDFARLLKGQQFSQIRLFMTAQNFFTITGYSGLDPEVGYGQTSWASGIDIGFYPSAKTLIFGLNVKF
- a CDS encoding ROK family protein, with product MNNIIGIDIGGTSIVGGKIEGNSIVEQLYMSSNAAIGGEVTLGVVKKVIESLLDSNTRAIGIGVPSVVDREKGIVYNVQNIKNWDEVFLKDILESEFKLPVYIDNDANCFAYGEKVFGQGHEFENFVGITLGTGVGGGIIQNSHLLKDSNCGSGEFGEIPYLDSILEDYCGSRFFLRTANQPAHELAIRAMNGDSEAIEIYNLYGQHISVLIKIILLIIDPQAIIFGGSIAKSFDLFKDIMFKNLKDFPYPKTVDKIKILTSDLENIGVLGAGALCIE
- a CDS encoding RagB/SusD family nutrient uptake outer membrane protein, which produces MKKNIFKISIIIISLITISSCNDDLLMEKPPHLITSETLYTNYAGFDAGLNGLYAQVRREREESFGSHSMMGSMFMFGTDNATVNHQDIGYIMTAMLWKNNNNPFNEENENVFIWLYNVINAANTIINQAEKEDVDWSGGNQSEELNKARVIAEARAIRAWAYRHLSFGWGDVPLTLVESSGSTIKTDWERTSVDEVRNQIIEDLLSAEPYIEVEPSVRGRISKGAVQHYLAEMYLTIGQPDKALQWANAAINTPEYKLVTQRYGVRSSQPGVPYMDMFWEGNTNREEGNTEALWVFQFALKVTGGGECMIRRIHLSRFWNLSVNGVRPLVHTYERGGLGYSRFTFTKWALDNYEPQDDRFSHHAIRKFYILGDAETNAPYPADNLPPGYNYGDTIWCSWDPDITYETRARFDWPFSRKAEGVDPENMNERYMNTDQVYLRLADTYLLKAEAEYKLGRIEDAANTINIIRRRSNASEITADQVDIDFILDERSRELFLEEHRRWTLLRTGKFLERTMAYNNNGGQNLSPRDTLYPIPQSVIDANLTKEMPQNPGF